One Malus sylvestris chromosome 14, drMalSylv7.2, whole genome shotgun sequence DNA segment encodes these proteins:
- the LOC126600496 gene encoding protein LURP-one-related 4-like — translation MANVCPPAPQVLSLSRYTNSSSKRDTYTIWMKSLVCHTNGCTVYNSSGNIVYRVDNYDKKCSNEVHLMDLQGKVLYTICKKKLKAFEQWDGYRTSSPSNRNKEKPGFQVKSYSRMLMGTTACQITVECDKYWIVAGKSGAVGYRIVDIDEHIVAEAKQKLSSSGVVLGDDVLTLEVVPHMDHSFIMAIVIVYGLICRKM, via the exons ATGGCTAACGTGTGTCCTCCAGCTCCCCAagttctctctctatctcgcTACACTAATAGTTCATCAAAGAGAGACACTTATACCATTTGGATGAAATCACTTGTATGTCATACAAATGGTTGCACTGTTTACAATTCCAGTGGCAACATTGTTTATCGTGTCGACAACTACGACAAAAAGTGTAGCAACGAAGTCCATCTCATGGATCTCCAAGGCAAAGTCCTCTATACTATATGCaaaaag AAATTAAAAGCTTTTGAGCAATGGGATGGCTACAGAACTAGTAGCCCTTCTAATAGAAACAAGGAGAAGCCTGGGTTTCAAGTGAAAAGTTATAGTAGAATGCTCATGGGAACCACAGCTTGTCAAATTACAGTAGAGTGTGACAAGTATTGGATAGTGGCAGGGAAGAGTGGTGCTGTGGGATATAGAATAGTAGACATTGATGAACATATTGTTGCAGAG GCGAAGCAGAAGCTATCATCATCTGGAGTAGTTCTGGGGGATGATGTCTTAACTTTAGAGGTGGTTCCTCATATGGACCATTCCTTTATAATGGCTATTGTGATTGTGTATGGATTGATTTGTCGCAAAATGTAA
- the LOC126600633 gene encoding protein LURP-one-related 11-like yields MAKVHPLLTSNSSDRDDASCSNNRYMTSKRETFTIWMKSLVMQGNGCTTFDENGEVVYRIDNYDNKHSNEVYLMDLRGKLLFTVCEKKVFSFRRWEGYRSNNIGANKPLFRVKKSFRSILGNKESSYKVTMRSDSNCYRLERLNGKSTAFRIMDNNGRVVAEAKRKQSSSGVVFGDDVLTLVVEPHVDHSFIMALVTVYGLIRNQL; encoded by the coding sequence ATGGCCAAGGTTCATCCTCTCTTAACAAGCAATAGTAGTGATCGTGATGATGCTTCATGTTCTAATAATAGGTATATGACATCAAAGAGAGAAACATTCACTATATGGATGAAATCTCTTGTGATGCAAGGAAACGGATGCACcacttttgatgaaaatggtgaagtcgTTTATCGCATAGATAACTACGACAACAAGCACAGCAACGAAGTTTATCTCATGGATCTTCGTGGCAAGCTTCTCTTCACTGTTTGTGAGAAGAAAGTTTTCAGTTTCCGAAGATGGGAGGGCTACAGAAGCAACAATATTGGTGCCAATAAGCCATTGTTTCGAGTGAAAAAAAGTTTTAGATCAATTCTTGGAAATAAGGAGTCTTCATACAAAGTAACGATGAGATCTGATAGCAATTGCTACAGGTTAGAGCGTTTGAATGGCAAATCAACAGCTTTCAGAATTATGGATAACAATGGAAGAGTTGTAGCAGAGGCTAAGAGAAAGCAGTCAAGTTCAGGAGTAGTTTTTGGAGATGATGTCCTTACATTGGTAGTGGAGCCTCATGTGGATCATTCCTTTATCATGGCTCTTGTCACTGTTTATGGCTTGATAAGAAATCAACTATGA